The Arcobacter sp. F155 nucleotide sequence TATTTTCTGTTGGTACGCTTGGAATAAGTGTGTCTGTTTTAACACTGTCCACAGCACTTTCCATTTTTTGTTGATTGTAAATATATCCTAATGCAATTGTATTAATAACAAAAAGAAGTCCTAACGTCATAGTCGCTTTGCTTAAGAAGTTTCCTGGTCCTTTAGCACCAAATACAGAGTCATTGCTTCCACTGTATGCTCCAAGTCCGATACTAGAACTTTTTTGTAATAAAATAGTTATAGTTATGATAATTGCTAATACAAACTGAACTATTAAAAGTGTAGATGTCATTTTAAATTCCCTTTTAAAAAAA carries:
- the secG gene encoding preprotein translocase subunit SecG — translated: MTSTLLIVQFVLAIIITITILLQKSSSIGLGAYSGSNDSVFGAKGPGNFLSKATMTLGLLFVINTIALGYIYNQQKMESAVDSVKTDTLIPSVPTENKTTAPAAPTNAAPVVPTIPESK